In Solanum lycopersicum chromosome 3, SLM_r2.1, the genomic stretch CAGAAAACTCATTTATGGCAACAATAGGTACATCTATGCATACATACTGTTAATTTGTGACAACAGATTATCCATCTGTGAAAACATaatgtcattattattttataatgaattgtaaGCTCTCAACCTTTTTTATTTACCTTGTAGATGAAATGATACAAGAAGTTTCATTCATAACAACAGCTCAATCCCTTATTGGTGTTGCTTCCTCTTCTAACATCAAATGCTCTTTTTATCTATGTGAAGAATGTGAGCAGCAAAAGGTACATCTGTGACAACATAAGATTTATATGAGGTTATACAGAAAATTCATTTGTGGCAACAGTAGGTACATCTTGGCAACAAATTTATATGTGACAACAGAAAACTCATTTATGGCAACAATAAGTACATCTGTGGCAACATAATGCTAATTTGTGACAACAGATTATCCATCTGCGGAAATataatgttgttattattttataatgaattgtaaGCTCTCAACCTTTTTTATTTACCTTGTAGATGAAATGATACAAGAATTTTAACTCACAACAACAGCTCAATCCCTTATTGGTGTTGCTTCCTCTTCTAACACCAAATGCTCTTTTTATCTATGTGAAGAATGTGAGCagcaacatgattattttattagttgtgTAAAAGAACTTAAAGAactcactaatattttttagGAAATTACTTATAATATTAATGTTCATACATCCAAGAAGATTTCACAACCTTTGAAATGTAGtaggttaaaaaaaaagtatttctcAATCACTATCGATaattagtgaaagaaaaattcaatgaaTACTGCTCCAGCATCACACATAATCCAAAAGGCAAGGATAAGGAGAAGGAGGCAaatgagaaggagaaggaggagaaagaggaggaggagaaggagaacaTATATTTTCTGGCATTTGcacattaggtacgaggcatccgtgtgtcaagcctaggcaccatagcacatgaccaaTTAAAATGGGCATGTAGATTAACCAGTGCCCAAGGagatagtgaggatccttgggacaataagtaaacattccaaatgaaccatcaataatagttagttaggaaagtacaagcaacacatgtgcaagcacatgtgaaGAAACGGCCAAGGGAGGGGActaccctaaccaaattcggttagggtagttagggtgCAACCCGCACAAGGGTCCAaccatgtggggcctaactcTCTAACCAACTCTAGACTCTAACTAACAGACCTAACCAGATAACTAACctaggaaaaataaaaataaactatctagtgcacccgacaaGCTAAGAATTAAttgggtgacactaacctagtaactagttcaagagacaacctagtacctaacataGGATGGCCCAAAGGGGTTGGTTACGGTcctaatgacttaggggtactttagtaattattctaggtcccttaattaattaaattgacaatttagttaataaatttaaaaatcattatgaTGGCCGAAActcttaggaaaaatttcaaatttgccTAAGTCAAATgttttcctatttttagtcaacttaggaggcgtgttttagtaattaactaattaatttatttaattaacttaattagactaagttgaattagtcaaGATCAGTTTCTAAGACTTAGACTCACGTTGAAGCACTAAAAAATTTATGACTCAAAACACTGAGCAAAAcgtagaaaaatagaaaagttcTCTTAGGCAATTTCAAGGTATTCTTCAAGGGTTTCGTGCAAGGTGATCTTCATAGATTCAATTCCACATAAGGTATGGATTTTATCTCTTGGATTCCTTTATCCCAGAGGTTTTTCAAACGTTTTATGAATCAAGAAtatcgaaactagggttgttcccaatgacatTATTGAACGTCCATGTCCCAagttatccttgttttcgaTCCTAATAGTATGTAGATGTAATCTCcaacatgttgttggtatttGGTGCTACctgatcattatgtgtaggttcTTGATTTGTTAATGTCTAATGAGGCCTATAGATTTGATTCATATGATTAGGTTATTAGTTACACGAGATAGAGGATATTGTTAACATCTAATTCTGTTCGAGAATGTGAAGTTTGCTATAAGTCATTTGTGAAgttgattttaatgttataagTTCTTCATTGAATTATTCTTATAAGCTAATTAAATGTTAAGAGATTGGCTTGATTAAAATGAATGTTTAGATTACCACAATATGTGAAAGATTgacttatgccaacaaattgtCTAGCAATATATTGTCCAAAAAGTTGAATAAAATTAGCTTACTAtgttattacataaaaaattggctaatgacATTCTTATGGCCATTGTCTAGTGAAAGTTTGGCTTATGtcaataaattggctaacaatATTCTAGATTACCATAATATGTGAAAAATTAGtctatgccaataaattggcttacaatgtatttccaaaatataatacaaaattgaTTAATGACCAAGTTATACCAACTTAAGCATGACCAATTTAACTTAATGAATTCATAACCAAAGGTATGacaatcattgggacaagtcccaacatactctattcaaatgaaccataaataaaaGTAAGAACATTGAATAAGTTTATAACGTTCATAAAGAGTGGTATAAAGTTACCAAATGtcattgaacaagataaggtgagtaataacataatcaaaagCTTAAGAATAATGAAAGTGACCAAAATGAGGTGATAAAataagtgagacaagtctcactcacCCCTAgacaattatgttaaagatactcacataaaagggtgttaataatcgtgagacaagtctcattaacaccaagatgataatgtaaggttaaactcacatttcatcaagtaaagaaaggtATGACCGGTTACCCAAAGAGTTAAGTAAATCTCATAACTAGAAACAAACTTCCATAACATTTGAGTCAAACTCTAAGAGATAAGAAAGTAAAGTAAATATGAGTTTAGCATCGATAAACTAGCAATGATCTTGTGCCAGCTTATGTAAGTCTCATGATACGAGGCTATAACCAAGGTGGACAAGTAGTCTCCATATGTCTTttgtctttgaactatgttgtcAGCATAGGAACTAGTCAGTGGATTCCACCTATGAGAGATAGGTATGATGCgatttcactttggccggtgattccacatcttttcagtgtgggaaaGACACCAGATTTCATATTTAgttcacatgatctatgtcggttatagCTCAGAAAAGTATCTGGTTCACTTCAGCCGTGAAcccctcttttcggtgtggggaagacactgatTTGGTTGCACTTTATCCGGTGAACCCCCCTTTTCGGTATTGTGTAGACACAAAACTTGGTTCAACTTAACCACtgaatcacctcttttcggtgtgaagaagacactggatttcatattTGCTTGCATGATCTACTTCCGTTAATGCTAAATAATTCTTcgaagaaagtaagaaagaatgaaagtagCATGTTCACAATGATAAACAGATCAAAGAAGTAGAAacgtaagttcaaagtgaactaagaaAGTAAGAGCTTAAGAATATCAATCACCAATTTTGATAAGAATGAGGTTTTAACAAATTATGGGCATAGACAACAAAGATTGGATTaaaatgacttcttatattagcCAATATATATATGCCAATAAAGAGAGCAAAACATAATGACTCAATCATTTGAGGGTGAATATATGCCCAACATCTTTTtgttatgcaaatgatcaataaatgggcatagccaataaagattgacttataaaattttcatgcCCAATCTAATAAGAATGGAAAGAGTAACTTGTAGCAAGGCTAGCCAAATCATTTACTTAGTCTTTTGGGTTACTTACtcgattcattgtaggtatgggactacaatgaatcattgaacttgtaagtaaaacataagatTAAAGAGATCTTTGagctacacaacaacaagaagaaaaagactgaaaaataaacttaagtatAAAAAGAAGAACTCTCTGGTTTGGAGgagcaaatttcaaaatttttgctcgagttattctaaaattatgttcatggtTCTAAGGTCTTATGTTTacatagaaaatgagttgtgtgctttgaatgcattaaaatatgtaatattcataccataattcacaaataacgaattaagaaagtctagtgacttcactttccaaaaatgacatgTTGTTATAGGAAGAATTTTCGTTGATCATGCACAAtctttatgtgtatatgtgcaTGTACAAGcatatactattactattttacaGGCACGGGTCAGAGAATAAATTGAAGACTCATTGAAGCGGTTTGGATCAGAGATCTCCaaactttggtaggtcctcttgagttccaTGATGCTACACCTATCATTCTAGCTTAGTactttagacatagctagtggatgttgtccctaacatttaatttaagacTTTTGTTCAAAGCTTTGTATTAAGGCGTTTGGCAAACTATTAAGATATATATTGATTACTTCGTTGAATGCTTAATCAATTGTACATTGTTGTTTAATTTGAGCTCATTagaatattattctatatagtaatcatatgaagtctatgtatacttctttatgttttaaaagttttaaattttccgcaaatttaactatattattgtgatgaaagctaagaagaggcttgtctgcgacctctgagggGTTAATGACATCGGCTGCATTCGGATTCCAGAATTCaggtgtgacaaacttggtatcagagcatgaggttaaattacctaggaactaaAGCTCAAAACAACCACGTTACGTAGTTTCTAACTTATGGTTGTGAATCATGCCGcaatcatgacttagagactagATGATAAGAATCTTCCCTTCTTTTACTCTTTATCGTGTCGTGTAGAGATTTGACATTTTGTGTCATTCTAGCATCTAATTTCCTTCTTGTGTATACATGTAGAAAATGAACACAAGGAGAACGCAGGCAGAAGAGTCAAAGAAGCAGTTGCTGGAGGCAACCAAGTTCCTCCTCAAGCCCCAGCTGCTGGAGTGCAAGTGCATATCAACTCAACTGCATTGACGAATGGAGATTTAAGAGAAGCACTTGTTCagatggcccaagccatcactACTTAGGCACAGGTTATCACAACCCAAGCCATTAGAGAGGGTGCTCCTAGGGAGAACCCACATGCTAGCACCATGGCTAACAGACTGAGGGATTTCACCAGAATGAATCCTCCAGTTTACTTTGGGTCCAAAACCAATGCGGATCCCTAAGAGTTCGTGTATGAAGTCTACGAGATTCTTTCTGCCATGGGGGTGAATGAAAAGGAGAAGGTTGAGTTGGCTgcatatcaactcaaagatgtggctcagGTGTGGTACAAAATGTGGGCAGATGGCCGAGCACCAGAAGCAGTCCCCATCACTTGGGACATTCTCAAGACTGCATTCTTAGAGAGGTTCTTTTCCAGAGACAAGAGAGAGGATAGGGTTGAGGATTTCATCAACCTATGACAGGGAGGTAAGTCAgtcaaggagtattccttaaAATTTGTTAAGCTCTCGAAATATTATTCTTCTCTGATGTCCAATagtagggatgagatgagcaggtttGTGGCTGGTGTGTCGGAGGATCTGGAGGAGGAATATCGGGCAGTCATGTTgcatgataacatggaccttGGTAGATTGATGGTTCATTCACAACAGGTGCAGGAGAGTCGTCGGAGAAAGAGAGGTCCAGAAGGAAAAAATCCTAGACCCTCAGATCAGGTTGGTTCTAGCTCTGGTATGAGTTCTTTTGGAGTTCAAGACAGGACCAAGTTCAAGAAGGGATACCAGCGCTCAGGTAATCCAACTACTTCCAAGAAATCGAACGCCAAAGTGGAAAAGTCTGGCCCCAAAAAGGGCAATGATAGAAATGCCCAGCATAGCAGCAAGCCGTGTGGTAAATGGGGCCGTTTGCATGGAGGTGAGTGCCTGGTAGGTACTAATAGCTGCTATGGGTGTGGCAAGAGTGGGAATATGGTCAGGGACTGCCCATAAAAGAGGAATTAGTCTAGGACAGATGCTCAGCCTCAGCGTAATCCTACTGCTGCAGCCGAACCTCCCAAGAGGAATGAATTCTATGCTTTAAAAGGTAGAGAGGAGCAAGAGAAGTCAGCTGATGTGGTCACTGGTACGTTGCATGTGTTCTCTTTTCCTGTGTATGCATTTTTAGATCAAGGATCCACTTTGTCATTTGTTACTCTTTTAGTAGCTAGTATGTTTGACTTACTTCCTGAGATCTTACATGAGCCTtttctagttagtactcccACAGGAGATGGCATTAGAGCTGAAAGAGTATATAAAGAATGCCCAGTTAAGATTCTTGATAGAGTCACCTATGCTGACCTAATAGAATTAATCATGcttgactttgatataattttaggtATAGATTGGCTCCATAGGTGTTATGCTACCATAAGCTATCGAAACAGGGTAGTAAGGTTTCAGTTTCCTAATAAGTTACAACTGGAATGGGAAGGGCGTAGTTCAAATCCAACAGGCCAAATA encodes the following:
- the LOC138347521 gene encoding uncharacterized protein, coding for MGVNEKEKVELAAYQLKDVAQVWYKMWADGRAPEAVPITWDILKTAFLERDEMSRFVAGVSEDLEEEYRAVMLHDNMDLGRLMVHSQQVQESRRRKRGPEGKNPRPSDQVGSSSGMSSFGVQDRTKFKKGYQRSGNPTTSKKSNAKVEKSGPKKGNDRNAQHSSKPCGKWGRLHGAEPPKRNEFYALKGREEQEKSADVVTGTLHVFSFPVYAFLDQGSTLSFVTLLVASMFDLLPEILHEPFLVSTPTGDGIRAERVYKECPVKILDRVTYADLIELIMLDFDIILGIDWLHRCYATISYRNRVVRFQFPNKLQLEWEGRSSNPTGQIVSHLKANKMLSEGFLYHLIRVDDLEYEVPSIDSVSLVNEFQDVS